In Paenibacillus protaetiae, the genomic stretch CGTCTGCGCCGATCTCGGCAATAAGCGGGTGATCTGTCATCGCAAGCCATACGAGCGCCCAGGCGCGGGGCACTACGCGCCATATGTCATAACCGCCGCCGCCAAGGGCGACCCAGCGTCCGCCAGCATATTGATGCGCAAGCTCATGAATCAATTTGGGGATTGTGTAATAGATACGAGTGCTGCAATACATATGAGATAAAGGGTCAAACGCATGAGCGTCGCAGCCATGTTGGCTGACGATAATGTCCGGCTTGAAAGCTTTCGCTACTTTGCCGATGGTTGACTGAAAGCTTTCAATCCAGGAATCGTCTTCCGTATAAGGCTCAAGCGGAATATTAAACGTTGCTCCGAAGCCGCGGTCGGAGCCTTTTTCATAAACGAAGCCGGTTCCCGGAAACAAATATTTGCCTGTTTCATGAATGGAATATGTACATATATCCGGATCATCGTAAAAGGCCCACTGGACGCCATCGCCATGATGGACATCGGTGTCGATGTACAATACCCTTGCGCCATAGCGGGCTTGCAAATGTTTGATTGTGATAGCCGTATCGTTATAGACGCAAAATCCGGCTGCTTTATGCGGAAAGCCGTGATGCAGCCCTCCGCCCATATGGTAGGCATGAGCGGCATGTCCTTTCATAACCGCGTCCGCTGCTGCAGTGGAGCCGGCAACAATCGCTGCCGCAGCGTCATGCATGCCTTCAAAATAAGGCGTATCCTCTGTGCCAAGGCCATATTGCTCAGCTTGCGCGATAACGTTTTGCGGCGGCGCTTTCGAGCTGAGCTGGCGTACGATGCCGATGTAATCGTCTCGGTGAACGAGGCGCAGCAGGCGTTCGGTCTCTTCATCGGAACAGGCGGAGGGCTGCATCATCAGTTGTGCCGGCAGCGCGCCTGTTTTCGATAACAGATCTTGTGATAACGTTAAACGAAGCGGGTCAAATGGATGGTGAACCGCAAATTGATAGCGGGCAGAATCCGGATGATGAACGAAAACAGCATCGTATGGCATAACGCTTTCATTTCCTCTCTGCGGATTAATACATAAATCGCTGTCTGAACCGGACCCGGTCAAATTGTTCGACCGATTGCAAAGGCACCTCTTTGCCAATGCGCACCATAAGACAATTGGCGGGATGGGAGCAAATTTCGGGATCATCTGTCGCAAACCAAACCATACCTACGGATTTCATCAAATGCTCCATCATTTTACGATAGTCCCATACGCTTAGTTTTGTGCCCTCCAAGTCCCAATGCCAATAATATTCCGTTGTGTAGACAATCGCGTTCTCCAGCTGGCCGT encodes the following:
- a CDS encoding acetoin utilization protein AcuC, whose amino-acid sequence is MPYDAVFVHHPDSARYQFAVHHPFDPLRLTLSQDLLSKTGALPAQLMMQPSACSDEETERLLRLVHRDDYIGIVRQLSSKAPPQNVIAQAEQYGLGTEDTPYFEGMHDAAAAIVAGSTAAADAVMKGHAAHAYHMGGGLHHGFPHKAAGFCVYNDTAITIKHLQARYGARVLYIDTDVHHGDGVQWAFYDDPDICTYSIHETGKYLFPGTGFVYEKGSDRGFGATFNIPLEPYTEDDSWIESFQSTIGKVAKAFKPDIIVSQHGCDAHAFDPLSHMYCSTRIYYTIPKLIHELAHQYAGGRWVALGGGGYDIWRVVPRAWALVWLAMTDHPLIAEIGADESSRRGGAVPTVRLPSSWTEAWAAQSPVPLPLYWMDDLSEVPPIPRRAEIERKNRDICQIAVQDL